AAAATAGTAGTTAATGGCATTCTAGCATCGTATGTGACGTCATTTAAAAACCTTAACAAGTCATTACTGATTTATGGGATTGAGAAAACTCAAAAATGGATGAAACCTATGATCCCCGGGTTGGAAGAAGAAATATTGACTATTAACTGAAAAGTGGACTCAAAATTAGTTTACAGAAAGTGTGGCCAAAAAGTTCTCCTTACTTCTTTGAATTTAAATGCTAGCTACGTTTTCCTAATTGTCTGAATCTGAGCCTGAAAATTGCACTTGTTGAGCATCCTTAGGTTCCACATCAGTGACTGAAGGAGGAATAAGGTCGTTTCTTGGACGagtagggttatttcttggacGAGTCTCGCGATTTTGCCTAACCTTATCCTGCAACAGGAAATTcataagaagaaaaagaaatacattACATGGGTAGCTGAACCAATGCGTAATTGAACTTGACTGCAACTAAATGTGAATGGGGTTGAGCTCTACTACTAGTATTACACCAATATTAAGTGAATGACCTAATGAACAACTTATTGGAACGAATGAACTACCGAGTCTCAAATTAGCAAATAGACAATTACTCTGACTAACCTTATCACTCGATTCATTTGAAGTGTTTGGCTCATTCTTCGGAGTTGGTTGGCTTCTCTGCAGCCAGGTGCGCCCACACAACATCAATGCCACCAAAAGTAAAACTGGTCCAATCCTTGGATCACCTAATTGGTTATGCATTTGATTTATGAAGGAAGTGATCTTATACTTCAAGTCCTTGCTCGAAGAAATAATTTTCTCAGAACCTGCTTGCCATAAGGGATCTGAATCCTCAGGAACCAGCTCAGGACATTGTGTTCTCTGCAAGATGGACAGAATACTTCACTGTCAAAAAGACAGCATGGACAGAGCAAACCTGTCTCAGACAACTGAATTAGCTCATCTACGAAAGGATATCAAGGGAAAATAAGCATCTTTTACCCATTTCATTTGCACAAGTAACAAACTGATAAAGGTTTTTGAGTTGAAATCCTAGCATGCATATGCATGCATAAAAAGTCCATCCAATGGGGACTCCCACGACCATGGTTAGAAACGCACGACATCCTAGGAGGTTACACAGCCTCACCCTTGAAAGCAAAAGAGAAAGTTGCTCCCGACTTGTATCCCCGAGGTCAAAATTAAGCACCTTTAGAATTGCTTCAAGACTTGCCTTTCCCTACTTGCCTACGTACAGATGTATGGttcaaatccaaacacacttgCACATAGCCTTAGCGATTTGGAGTTTAGACTTAATGATATCAATATGACAGAAATCCAAAAGTACAATCAAGACACAAAAAAGACAAGATTGCTAAAGTAAACTAAGGGACTATCTAGGACAAAGTATATTTTGAATAATAATATCCATTTGCCAGCCTGCTATAAGCATAAAAGTTTGTGTTGCTTATAGCAGAAGCATAATAAAGTGTCACCTTAAAGTCAACAATATTGGCGCCAAATTATCAAGATGAACACAATGACCATCTGACAACGTTTTAAGTAACTAAGAAGTTACCAGTCAACCAATGTAGAATTTGTAAAATACAAAATATACGCGTCTGCATCTCTTATTCAAAATGAGTACTAATGCAAAGGAAGAACATTCCAGGTTTAATTAAGAACTAGCTACCGTGCAattgttcaccaaaaacagaaTGACAGAAGAAAGAGAACCCAAACACAACCCCAAAAAGAATAAGAGGAGCAGCTAATTAGCATCATATAAATACACAAGGAGAAGAAGTCAATACAAAGAATCCTCTGAGGACTCGTTGAGATGTTTTTGCCAGTTGACTTACAAAAGGAGGGAGATTTCTGGAGTCTCCATCTTCTATTGTCCTGGAAATCCAACTTATGATCTGCCAATAAACATCCACAATATTTCAGAAGAATTTGAAATAAGCCATCAGGAACAATTCACGAATATGATTATTCATAGTTTCTCAACATACAGAAATGCCCATAAAACAAGCACTTTCAGTAGATAATAGAAGGCAACAAATTCCAGTTTGCACCCTTAAGCTCTTTGGCCATTCTCACTGTACTCGGCCTAAACACGATATGCCCTAATGTAGTTTAATTGCTTATGTGCTACACATAATAACAGACAAAATGCAGGGGACATTCATGTGCTTATTTACCAAAGGCATCCAAGAAAGTTGGACAAGAAAACACTGGACTAATGATTTTTTAGTGCATGGTCCATTTTTGAGCAGCAAGTGGTGTAATATTTGCGAAAGTGCTTTATTAGACGATGAAAGCAGAAGAGTCCATGACAGTTCTGGACAGCTGCTGTTCCAATTCTCGAAGTTTCTATAGCGATACTACCAAATTTCCTTTGGGGAGAGGCAGAGAGGACCGAGTTTAGGAGTGAAAATACTGCATCAACTCAACTGGCTGTCACCCACAGCTATACTCCACCACCAGGATCACTCCAAAATCAGATGGCAATTTGGATAAATCTGTGAAGCTATGCAGAAAGCGAGGGATAATTAACTGATAATTTCAACCTTTGGTTTGATTTAATACCCAAATCTTCAGATTTTCATATCAATCTGTTCTTGAACAAAGTTGCATTTAGTTTATTCTTATAGTGCAAATGAACAAGTTTGTCTCTGAGAATATGAAGATTAAAGATTTATGATCACGTCGAAAAGATATTATCGTCAATCCTGTTGTTTTCTTTGATCAATATACACCCAGAAAAGGTGCTGACAGTCTCATGCAATGCTTGTATTAATCAAGGTTAGCACTGCTAGTGATTGTGGTACATTTGGGAGTATTTGATAATTTAGGGAGCAAAGCACCCAAAATCAGAGCTTAGGTGCAAAAAGTCCCAAAGTACAGTTGAGGATACAAAGGAGAAAAGCTGTTTGGTATAAGAGCGCAAAGTAGATCAGTCCAATAAAAAAGAATTGCAAAAACCATAGCATTAACTGATGCCGTTATTTAAGGTCAAGCACTAGTTCAATTTAGATGCTTAAAACTACAAGCTTATGAAAAATTCAAACCTCTGTACTTTCATCTGGACCATTGTACTTTGCCACTAGTTGAGATGCAGGATCTGGTTCACTGTGATGCAATGCCTCAAACATGTTTCTTGGCTGCCTTTCAATTTTCACTTCATCCTCTGTTTCATTCCGCTCATATCGTACAATTAGCAAACGCGGTACATCTATCATAGCCCTTCTTGTTCCACAAGTTTCATAGCTGTCTTCAGAATTTACATGGAAGAAACAATATTTCTAAAAATTGGAGATATGTCAGCCATCAATTTAAGAGCACCAGTAATTGACTGGTAAAAAAAGCTGCATATCATATTAATAATTGTGCAAAACAATCGAATTGTTGGAGCATGTAATCTATATCCCAAGAATGAAAAGACAACATGATATGCTACAACCTTACTGGGCATGATTGTTAATAACATCTACATGATCCACACACAAGACATAAAGCTACACGCCCTCTTCTGGAGGTCCAATAACCATACAATCTTCATGCAATTATAACCATCATAAATTTTATGATACTGAAGTCTTCTTCACATGGAAATCTTTAAATCGTCCCCTAGCCCTTAGTACACTCCATTGGCGAGCCAAGCAACTTAAGATAATTATAACCTAATTTTAGCACAGATGAAAATTAAGCTGAAAAGGTGCATCTGAAAGCTTATATCCACAGAAAATAAAACATTTGCACTCTGCCAGTTCTGATCTTGGAGTGTATAAATGCATTAACTCAAAGCTTTTTTAGAACAAAATAACTACACAGATGGATGCTGAACACTTATAACCCTATACTGCCTAGTAAATTTTCAAGAGCAGGAAAGACTAGAGATACCCATACACAGGCATCCACAATCAATCTGGTTTTAATCACCTTTATACTGAAGTTTCTGGCCCTGCATAAACTATATACCACTTTACACATAATCTCTTGCAGTCTAAACTACACAGCTGTGGGGTGTCAATCTTCCAgaataacaaaattgaaatgCAAGACCTATAGAATAGGAGTAGTGACAAAAAATCAGCAGCAACTTCCATGGTTTCAATATATGATGGAGGTTAGAAAACTTGTTAAGGAATATGCTTGCTACACATTAACAGAACAAAACACAACTTCCGCACTGTTCTTAAATGCCTACATTTTCTCTAGGAAATCACATTCATAGCCTCACAATTTACTTAactgccaaatcttgatttataACTTCAAAAGATGCAATCCATGTTCTGGAAGATTTGAACAGATCAACAaccaaaagcaaagaaaaataTG
This region of Coffea eugenioides isolate CCC68of unplaced genomic scaffold, Ceug_1.0 ScVebR1_2750;HRSCAF=3834, whole genome shotgun sequence genomic DNA includes:
- the LOC113757121 gene encoding uncharacterized protein LOC113757121, encoding MDPRQTSWFGVESAPAIVILKDPGVKPTIYYGSINNSMFIDIMENNKYHVLPQLRSVTSMELGCDARGYSRAGSEMRIWYCVILAGRLSQELNKMRETIRRVQETLNNNGGELNTLDQDSLSTPAALAVKQKRLTFTWLDGEAQQKYCFFHVNSEDSYETCGTRRAMIDVPRLLIVRYERNETEDEVKIERQPRNMFEALHHSEPDPASQLVAKYNGPDESTEIISWISRTIEDGDSRNLPPFRTQCPELVPEDSDPLWQAGSEKIISSSKDLKYKITSFINQMHNQLGDPRIGPVLLLVALMLCGRTWLQRSQPTPKNEPNTSNESSDKDKVRQNRETRPRNNPTRPRNDLIPPSVTDVEPKDAQQVQFSGSDSDN